In Thermodesulfobacteriota bacterium, the following are encoded in one genomic region:
- the rpsI gene encoding 30S ribosomal protein S9 — protein sequence MAEVNYYGTGRRKTSIARVWLKPGDGKVTINKREASEYFPRDSWVVHALEPLDTTNTKGKYDVLIKVKGGGLTGQSGAVRHGLARALLQVDDSHRQPLKAAGQLRRDSRMVERKKYGLKKARKGPQFSKR from the coding sequence ATGGCTGAAGTTAATTACTACGGAACAGGAAGAAGAAAAACCTCTATTGCCCGTGTTTGGCTAAAACCGGGTGATGGTAAAGTCACAATAAATAAAAGAGAAGCATCAGAATATTTCCCAAGAGATTCATGGGTTGTGCATGCGCTAGAGCCTTTGGATACAACAAACACTAAAGGCAAATATGATGTTTTAATAAAAGTAAAGGGAGGGGGTCTAACTGGGCAGTCTGGTGCCGTAAGACACGGTCTAGCCAGAGCACTGCTTCAGGTAGACGACTCTCACAGACAACCTCTTAAGGCAGCAGGTCAGCTTAGAAGAGACTCCAGAATGGTTGAGAGAAAGAAATATGGACTCAAAAAAGCGAGAAAAGGACCACAGTTCTCAAAGAGGTAA
- a CDS encoding inositol-3-phosphate synthase, whose amino-acid sequence MSAPKGKLGVLLPGMSGAVSTTFVAGVEAIKAGLGKPIGSLTQMGTIRIGKRTDKNSPLIKDFIPLRDLDDLVFAGWDIFPDDCYEASLKAG is encoded by the coding sequence ATCTCTGCGCCAAAAGGAAAACTAGGAGTACTTTTGCCCGGAATGAGCGGAGCTGTTAGCACCACTTTTGTTGCTGGCGTTGAGGCAATCAAAGCAGGTTTAGGTAAGCCAATTGGCTCCCTTACTCAAATGGGGACAATCAGAATTGGCAAAAGGACCGATAAAAACTCACCCTTAATAAAAGATTTTATTCCTTTGCGTGATTTAGATGATCTGGTTTTTGCAGGTTGGGATATTTTTCCAGACGACTGCTATGAAGCATCCCTTAAGGCAGGA